Within the Staphylococcus warneri genome, the region TCTTCTGGTGTTCTTAATGTGCTTGTAGGTCTAATAGCTTCATGGGCATCTTGATCCCCTTGTTTACCAGATGCTTTTCTTTTAGATACGTATTCATTGCCATACTTATCAATGATATAATTTTTAGCTTCTGATTTAGCTTGATCTGAGATACGTGTTGAATCAGTACGCATATAGGTAATTAAACCAACTGTTCCTTGTCGCTTCAAATCAATACCTTCATAAAGTTGTTGCGCAATCATCATTGTTTTACGCGCTTTAAAATTCAATTTACGTGCTGCTTCTTGTTGAAGCGTAGATGTTGTAAATGGATTAGCTGGATTACGTGTTTTTTCTTTTTTATTAACGTTTGTTATTTCAAACTCGTCTCCATCTAGCGCTGCAGTAATCTTTTCAACATCTTCTTTTTTATTTAATTTATATGGTTTATTTTTATAATGAAGGAATTTGGCAGTAAATTTAGACTTTTTATATCTAAACTCACCTTCAATTGTCCAATATTCTTCTGGTTTAAAGTTTCTTATTTCATTTTCTCTATCAATAACAAGTTTCAATGCTACAGATTGTACACGTCCTGCTGATAAACCTTTTTTAACTTTCTTCCATAATACAGGAGAAATATTATAACCTACTAATCTATCAAGTATACGACGTGCTTGTTGCGCATCTACTAGATCCATTTCAATACCTCTAGGGTGTTTGAAACTATCTTTGACTGCATCTTTTGTTATTTCATTAAATACAACTCTGTTTTCTTTTGAATCTTCTAATTCTAATATTTTTGACAAATGCCAAGCAATCGCTTCACCTTCGCGGTCCGGGTCACTAGCTAGAAAAACTTTTTTAGCTTTTTTCGCATGCTTTTTCAATTCTTTTACAACAGGACCTTTACCACGTATTGTTATATATTTGGGTTCATAGTTATCTTCAGTGTCCACGCCCATTTGACTTCTAGGTAAATCACGAACGTGTCCCATTGAAGCAATAACTTTATATCTTTTTCCTAAATACTTTTCAATGGTTTTAGCTTTTGCAGGCGACTCAACTATGACTAAATTATCTGCCAAAGTGATTTCCCCCTTGCTAATCTAATTACTAAAGATAAATGATAAACGTTTAATTTTGTTTTTGTCAATGTTTTAATATTTTATCAAGCATTTTGTTTTAACTTTTATTTAATTTTCCATTCATTTCTTTAATGATTTTAATCCATTTTCTTAAAGTCTAATTGTCTCACACTAACTATTTTATCAATTTAAATAGTCTTGTAAAATGTCTTCAGCACTAACGACCATAGAAGCTCCTTCTTGATGCAATAATAGATTTCCTTTTGTTTTTGAATCAAATAATTTACCCGGTAAAACATACACATTTCTATTTTGTTCTAATGCACAATCAACTGTGATTCTGCTACCACTTCTTTCATTTGATTCAGTTAATAATACACCTTTTGATAATCCACTAATAATCCTATTTCTTTCTGGAAACTTATACTTAGCAATTGGCGAAAATGGTGGGTACTCCGAAATAACTAACCCCTTTTCTTCAATATTTTTTCTTAATGAAACTAAGTTTCTAGGATAATAATAATGGTGACCAAACCCTAATACTGCAATGGTTGATAAATCGATTTTCAAGGCTTGTATGTGTGCTTCACTATCGGCACCTTCTGCTAACCCAGAAATAATCGTAATATTTTTTTCTTTAAATGAAGGAAAAAGATATTGTAGTGCTTCTTGCGTATAATTTGAACATTTCCTAGCACCAACAATTGCCAAAGTTTGATTACTTAAAAATAATTTCTTATCTCCCTTATAAAATAGAACAAATGGATAATCATAGATTTCTTTTAATAAATAAGGATAATCTTCGTCGAAAAAAGTGATATATTTTACATGTAATTGTCGAAGAATTTTCATAATTTCTACTATATTTATTTGTTTATATTTATGAAATTTTGATAAAAGCGTAGGATGATGTTGAGTAATCCAATATAATAATGAAATTTCTTGTTCATTAGAAGTCATTTGGAAAATATGAGGGTTGTACCGATAAAATTGATGGATTTGTGAGGTTGTAAAATGTGACCAGTATAATTTAGGTAAAAAGTTTTCGTTCAAATTCATTACTCCTTTAGCTCAATTATACAAAGAAATAACTCATTAAAACATTACAGTTAACAAACATCTTAATACGATTTGTAATGAACTTTTAAGAAGTAAAATCATCATTTCTTTATACACCTGAAATGAAATATGGCCGTAAAATGAATAGTAAGAATATAAATTTAATATGCGCACAAAAAAAGCTTAGACACTCATATAAAGTGTCTAAGCTCATTACATACATTATTCGTACGATTATTTTACAGTTAATAATTCGTCATAAATACCAGCTTTTTTAGCTGCTTCGATTAATGTTGTACCAATTTCAGAAGGTGTGTCAGCAGTTTCTACACCACAACTATTTAAAGTTTTAATTTTTTCAGATGCAGTACCTTTACCACCAGAGATAATCGCACCAGCATGGCCCATACGTTTTCCTGGAGGTGCTGTTTGACCACCAATGAATCCTACTACTGGTTTAGTCATATTAGCTTTAATCCATTCAGCTGCTTCTTCTTCAGCTGTACCACCGATTTCACCAATCATAACAACAGCTTTTGTTTCTGGATCTTCATTGAATGCTTTTAATACATCGATGAAGTTAGTACCGTTAACTGGGTCGCCACCGATACCTACAGCAGTTGTTTGGCCAATACCTTCTTCAGTTAATTGGTGAACTGCTTCATAAGTTAATGTACCTGAACGAGATACAACACCTACGTGACCTTTTTTGTGGATGTAACCTGGCATAATACCAATTTTACATTCATCTGCTGTGATAACACCTGGGCAGTTTGGTCCTACTAAACGTGTTTTTCTGCCTTGTAAATAACGTTTAACTTTAACCATATCTACAACAGGAATATGTTCAGTAATACAAATAACCATGTCTAATTCAGCATCAGCAGCTTCTAAAATAGAGTCTGCAGCAAATGGTGCAGGCACGTAAACTACTGATACATTAGCACCAGTTTCTTGTTTTGCTTCTTCTACAGTATTGAATACTGGAACACCTTCTACTACTTGTCCACCTTTACCAGGTGTTACCCCTGCGACAATTTGTGTTCCATAATCTAACATTTGTTTTGTATGGAAAAGGGCAGTAGACCCTGTAATACCTTGTACCATTACTTTAGTATTTTTATCTATAAATACACTCATCTTAGTGTTCCCATCCTTTCCTTATGATTCTTTCACAAGTTTAACAATTTTTTGAGCGCCTTCAGCCATAGTAGCTGCTGGTTCAATCGCTAAACCTGAATCATTTAAGATTTCTTTACCGCGTTCTACGTTAGTACCTTCTAAACGTACTACAAGTGGTAAAGTTAACTCTACTTCTTTAACTGCTGCAACAATACCTTCAGCAATGACGTCACATTTCATGATTCCACCAAAGATATTTACAAAGATACCTTTAACATGTTCATCACCTAAGATGATTTTGAATGCTTCAGTAACTTTTTCTTTAGTAGCACCGCCACCAACGTCTAAGAAGTTAGCCGGATTTCCACCAAAATGATTGATTGTATCCATTGTAGCCATGGCTAAACCTGCGCCATTAACCATACAACCAATATCTCCATCTAAAGCAATATATGATAAATCATATTTAGATGCTTCGATTTCTTTTGGATCTTCTTCTTCTAAGTCTCTTAATTCCATAATGTCTTTATGTCTGAATAAAGCGTTATCATCGAAATTAAGTTTAGCATCCAATGCTAAAACATCACCGTCACCAGTAGTTACTAGTGGGTTAATTTCAACGATTGAACAATCTTTTTCAATGAATACATTGTAAAGTGAAATTAAGAATTTCGCTGCTTTATTAATTGATTCTTTTGGAATATTAATATTGAAAGCAATTCTACGTGCTTGGTAAGGTGATAAACCTACAACCGGATCAATTGTTTCTTTAAAGATTTTTTCAGGTGTTTTAGCAGCTACTTCTTCAATTTCAGTACCGCCTTCTTCTGAAGCCATTAAAGTCACTTTATCAGTAGCACGATCAATTACAAAACCTACATAATATTCTTTTTGAATATCGCAACCTTGTTCGATATATAAGCGTTTCACTTCTTTACCTTCAGGTCCTGTTTGATGTGTAACTAATTGTTTACCTAATAATTCATTAGCGTAAGTTTCAACTTCAGATAGTGATTTTGCAATTTTAACACCGCCTGCTTTACCTCTACCCCCAGCGTGTATTTGTGCTTTAACCACATATACATCTGAATCTAATTCTTTCGCTTTTTCCACCGCTTCTTCAGCAGTAAATGCTACTCGTCCTTCTGGAACGGCTACGCCCATTGAACGAAATATTTCTTTACCTTGATACTCGTGGATATTCATCTTCCATCCTCCTGTTTCTTAGGTTAAGTTCCCTTTTAATTATAAAAAATGAAAGCGTTATTGTAAACTGATACACCATCTTTTTTGCAATTAATTTAAAATTCAAACTATTGTAAGATTGATTTTATCGGTTCAAAAGTTTTACGATGTTCTGATATGACACCATTTTGAGCAATACCTTCAAGATGAGCTTTAGTACCATAACCAACATTATTTTCAAAATCATAACCGGGATATTGTTTCGCTATATCCTTCATATAGTTATCTCGGTACTCTTTAGCCATAATACTTGCAGCTGCAATAGATACACTTTTAGCATCACCTTTAATAATCGACGTTTGATTAATCTCATTATCTAAAGTCATCGCATCAATTAATAAATGCGTTGGTTGAACCTTTAATTGATCAATGGCACGTTGCATAGCCAATCGTGTTGCTTGATAGATATTCATTTCATCAATTTCTGCTGATGTAGCAATACCATATGCATAATCTGTCACACCATCTATTAATTGTTGATTCAAGACAGCTCTATTTTTAGCAGATACTTTTTTAGAATCGTTAAGACCTAAATATCGATGGCCTGGATTTAAAATCACTGCACATGCCACGACTGGTCCAGCTAGTGGACCTCTTCCGACTTCATCAATACCGCATATAAATGCTTTACTATTTTGAGCTAAAATATCATTTTCATACAAATTCATTTCTTCATAATTTCGAATTAATGTTAATTCTTTTTCTAATTGTTTTTTTCGTGAGGTAATTGCTTTTTGAACACCTTTACGGTCATCGTTATTACATTCGTGTTGTTCAAGGACTTCTAACGAATCAATTTGATCAATAATTGATTTTATTTCTTTAATTGTTTTAGCCATGTTCAATGTCACGCTTCATTTCTTTATATATATCAAAACAATATGTGCCAATTTTAGCGTTACGGATTTCATAAATAATAAGTTCAATAACTGCTTCATAATCCACTTCGTTACCCTTTTGTAAAAGACCCCTACGACGACCAATCGCATCAAACCATTCCAATATTCCAGCTTCTTCATCAACATCAATATTGTAATGCTTTTTTAATCCTTCTAAATCTTTTTCAATCATAAATTGAAGACCATAAATAGCTACTTCGTCTAGATGAACAATGCTATCTTTAATTGCACCGGTTAGGCTTAATTTTTTACCTACCTCTTCATCTTCGAAT harbors:
- the sucC gene encoding ADP-forming succinate--CoA ligase subunit beta produces the protein MNIHEYQGKEIFRSMGVAVPEGRVAFTAEEAVEKAKELDSDVYVVKAQIHAGGRGKAGGVKIAKSLSEVETYANELLGKQLVTHQTGPEGKEVKRLYIEQGCDIQKEYYVGFVIDRATDKVTLMASEEGGTEIEEVAAKTPEKIFKETIDPVVGLSPYQARRIAFNINIPKESINKAAKFLISLYNVFIEKDCSIVEINPLVTTGDGDVLALDAKLNFDDNALFRHKDIMELRDLEEEDPKEIEASKYDLSYIALDGDIGCMVNGAGLAMATMDTINHFGGNPANFLDVGGGATKEKVTEAFKIILGDEHVKGIFVNIFGGIMKCDVIAEGIVAAVKEVELTLPLVVRLEGTNVERGKEILNDSGLAIEPAATMAEGAQKIVKLVKES
- the dprA gene encoding DNA-processing protein DprA, yielding MNLNENFLPKLYWSHFTTSQIHQFYRYNPHIFQMTSNEQEISLLYWITQHHPTLLSKFHKYKQINIVEIMKILRQLHVKYITFFDEDYPYLLKEIYDYPFVLFYKGDKKLFLSNQTLAIVGARKCSNYTQEALQYLFPSFKEKNITIISGLAEGADSEAHIQALKIDLSTIAVLGFGHHYYYPRNLVSLRKNIEEKGLVISEYPPFSPIAKYKFPERNRIISGLSKGVLLTESNERSGSRITVDCALEQNRNVYVLPGKLFDSKTKGNLLLHQEGASMVVSAEDILQDYLN
- the sucD gene encoding succinate--CoA ligase subunit alpha; the encoded protein is MSVFIDKNTKVMVQGITGSTALFHTKQMLDYGTQIVAGVTPGKGGQVVEGVPVFNTVEEAKQETGANVSVVYVPAPFAADSILEAADAELDMVICITEHIPVVDMVKVKRYLQGRKTRLVGPNCPGVITADECKIGIMPGYIHKKGHVGVVSRSGTLTYEAVHQLTEEGIGQTTAVGIGGDPVNGTNFIDVLKAFNEDPETKAVVMIGEIGGTAEEEAAEWIKANMTKPVVGFIGGQTAPPGKRMGHAGAIISGGKGTASEKIKTLNSCGVETADTPSEIGTTLIEAAKKAGIYDELLTVK
- the topA gene encoding type I DNA topoisomerase codes for the protein MTLADNLVIVESPAKAKTIEKYLGKRYKVIASMGHVRDLPRSQMGVDTEDNYEPKYITIRGKGPVVKELKKHAKKAKKVFLASDPDREGEAIAWHLSKILELEDSKENRVVFNEITKDAVKDSFKHPRGIEMDLVDAQQARRILDRLVGYNISPVLWKKVKKGLSAGRVQSVALKLVIDRENEIRNFKPEEYWTIEGEFRYKKSKFTAKFLHYKNKPYKLNKKEDVEKITAALDGDEFEITNVNKKEKTRNPANPFTTSTLQQEAARKLNFKARKTMMIAQQLYEGIDLKRQGTVGLITYMRTDSTRISDQAKSEAKNYIIDKYGNEYVSKRKASGKQGDQDAHEAIRPTSTLRTPEEMKSFLTRDQHRLYKLIWERFVASQMAPAILDTIALDVTQNDIKFRANGQTIKFKGFMTLYVETKDDKDSDKENKLPKLEQGDKVTATQIEPAQHFTQPPPRYTEARLVKTLEELKIGRPSTYAPTIDTIQKRNYVKLESKRFMPTELGEIVYEQVKEYFPEIIDVEFTVNMETLLDKIAEGDMNWRKVVGDFYNSFKQDVERAEEEMEKIEIKDEPAGEDCEVCGSPMVIKMGRYGKFIACSNFPDCRNTKAIVKTIGVKCPTCKDGEVVERKSKKNRIFYGCSNYPECDFISWDKPVGRDCPKCNHYLVDKKKGRSSQVTCSNCDYKEEVQK
- a CDS encoding ribonuclease HII, which codes for MAKTIKEIKSIIDQIDSLEVLEQHECNNDDRKGVQKAITSRKKQLEKELTLIRNYEEMNLYENDILAQNSKAFICGIDEVGRGPLAGPVVACAVILNPGHRYLGLNDSKKVSAKNRAVLNQQLIDGVTDYAYGIATSAEIDEMNIYQATRLAMQRAIDQLKVQPTHLLIDAMTLDNEINQTSIIKGDAKSVSIAAASIMAKEYRDNYMKDIAKQYPGYDFENNVGYGTKAHLEGIAQNGVISEHRKTFEPIKSILQ